The stretch of DNA TTGCATATTATTTGATGACTATTTCACAAAACAATGTGGGGTATGGACGTGGTGCTGAGGCGGTCACACCTCAGAAAATCAATATTATACATCACAAATTACACATCAGTTCTCATTTTGAGCCATTACATGAGTAGTAGGTCAACTCAAGTGGTTATAGAGATAGAAGTCATCGATCCCTAACTTTCTGAGAAGGCAATGTAATGTTCTAATGTACAACTTAAAGTCCATCTATTCCAAATCTCCATTATATTCATACAAGATAATTGTCCCCACTACTCAGTTATCATACTTGCCCGGTATGGCCTTGAAGAAAAAACAATCATGTGATATTGCTAGCATTAGCGCGATAGTTCAGTGGATTCATACACAAGTTAAAATTAGACACTAGATTACCATATTATTTTCCCTAATCAAGATAACTCGAATACACCAAATTCTCCAATCAAGTGCATTGAAATAATCAAATGCATAAGCCCATGAATGGTTAAAACGCAATATTTTAGggtaaattaaatcaaaatgaaaataataaacaaTATTACCTGCCAGCGCAAATACTTTACAACCAATATGCTTAACATATTGAATAGCAATAAAGTCAGTTCCCCCCGCAATATCATGTATCCTGCAATCGGTCtcaaaattaacatttttaatgTTTTGATATTGTGTAAATatcaattgtttttttaaaaaaaggaggAAATACCAAGATTGTGTTGCCAATGGTGACGTTTTTCAATACTGAAAGAGCAAAAATAGTTAACCGTGATGCTTCGGGCAACACTGCTGCTTGAACAAGGGAAACCCCTGAAGGAATTCGCAGAACATCACGTTCGTGAACCACAACAAACTCCGCATATGCACCCCCAAAATGAAGACTCGCACAAACCTGTATAAATAGAAAACAAAAATGCAGTCACAATAAacctaataattaaatgtgATAAACAAAAACCTATAAACTACTCGATCATTGATAAACTAATACTCACCTCATCACCCTCTTCAAATTCACATGTGTCAGAGCCAACAACAGTAACTTTCCCCGAACACTCACATCCAATACCTTCACGGAAACCATACTGATGAAAAGGGGCACCCTGTCGGAGCCAAGTGTCACAGACGTTTAGTCCAATCGCTTCTACTTGTATGatgtatcataatttcataaattttaacAGTGGGTTTTGGACGCTCTTTTATTCGAAGAACATCCGGACCACCGTGTTTTTCATAATCCACAACCTTCATCTGCAGGTTGAACATAGCAAATATTAGACAGATATCGAAACATGAGAATGTTCCCAATTCACTCTCAAGTTAAGTAAAATCAACTTTACAGCTGCGCACAATCATAACACATGCAACTATTTTCACTATAACctataataatttcaaaaactctgtttttttttcaaacaaaaTCATAACCAATGAACCACTCTCGTTCGCATAAACTATGATCCAATTCCATTCTAAAACATTTATTTGGGTAAAGGTTTTCAAAACTGCTTCTGGAATTAATTGTGAAAACTTGATGCTTCTGTTGGTTTTTCATATGCATATTATGAGCGATGGGTTGGCCTCTTTAAATGTGAGGAGATGAAGCAGCTGGAAACTAGGCTTGAGCAAAGCATCGCAAGAATCAGAGCAAAAAAGGTACATAACCATTCAGAAAGaaaacttactgtattttcaattcCCCACTAAAAATTTCCTTtaaaaatactttaaaaaaaagaagaaaacttacactaTTTTTTAGCGgctaaaaaccgtcgctaagtttcgaattttttttaaaaaaaaaactgacaCAGCCCCACACCCTCTCTCATGTGAGTGGACGTTATAACGCCCACTCACATTGGAGAGTGTGTGTTAGGGTGCTATCAATGTGGGTGCTCTTATGAATTTTTAAACTACcatacttaaattataataaaactCATATTAAAATGTATACACTATacacaaataatttttttatatatatttacattctaattatatataaattgaattatatattataacaTGGTCAAAACTCAAAATCTTTTTACCCACTCGACCCAAACTCGACCCAAGCACTAAACTCTAAAAAAACCCCAAACACCACCACTCGACCCACTCTCCACTCACTCGACCCAAAATCGACCCACTTACCACCCAGTCGACCCAAACTAAAAATTGACCGCACACATTACAATCTTCTCCACTCGACCCACTCACCACTCGACCCAAAGTTAAAAATTCACCACAAACATATTACatattaataaaatcaaatcGATATCTTTAAATTCAAACAAATTACATATCATTCAACCATATCTTCTACAAAATTCTCCAATAGATGAAaatatgttttgtttttttcttccaCATCTTATCTTGATCATAGGTGGCAGTACTAATATATCATCAAGTGACCACTCGTTCTGATTCAGAACATGATAAATTGGCTCAAAATAGGCTAACGACCATATCATAACAGAATAATACTTTGAGCACAAGGAATAAAAATTAACAGAGCATTATGTACCTCCTCAGTAACAGCATTTTCATTATTCTTTGTTGATTTGCAGTTCTTTTTTAAGTGACCAATTTCACCACAGCTCCagcatttcaaatttttttcaaaagtGTTTTTGTATTTTCCATTTCTTGACTTGGACCTACCGCGACATCGGTTAGAACTCTTTTCGCCACTCATGTCCCTTCCTCTGTTCTCGAGATTTAGAGCAGATTTCGATGATGTTCCTTCAACCGAATCCATCCTGCGAACTTCTTCAGCAAAAATTTGATGTCTGACATCATTGAATTGTAGATTTCCTTTTCCAACAGAGTTGCTAACTGCTGCCCGCATTGGTTCCTAAAATATTTGGTAAAGACGCTAAAAGAATAAGTGCacgaatctcatcatcaaaattaatttcaacCGATGTTAGCTGAGAAACAATCGTGTTGAACTCATTGATGTGTTTAGCCACCGAAGCACATTCTCCCATTTTCAAGTTGAATAAATTTTTGATGAGACGTACTTTGTTGTTTGCTGATGGCTTCTCGTACATGTATGATAAAATGGACATAATCTCTTCTGTGGTTTGTGCCTCCGCTACGTTATGTTCAACATTCTTCGTTAGGGTCAATTGTATCACACCTAACACCTGTCAGTCAAGGAGCTCTCAATCATCATCCTCCATATTTTTCGatttctttcctgatagagGTTGGTACAACTTCTTACTATACAGATAATCTTTAATCTGTAACCGCCAGAATGAAAATTCTGTTCCATCGAACTTGTTGGTTCCAAGTCCCGATCCATCAACTCCGGTCATCGCTTCTCTAGCCTtagcaaaaaaatattttttgatgtGAAAGATCAGACAAAGCTGCAAGCACATAGCATActtagaattttaagaaattttacaacaaggctctgataccaattgttgggtAATTACACCGAAAATtacggaataaaataatcaacaagaacacaaataTTTATGTGGTTCATCCAATATAGGTTACGTCCGCGGAGCTACTGCAAATCTTTATTATAGggagaaaatattacaaatataTACAACAATCAATCTCTCACAATCTCAACATCGAGTATtaccgagaaaatattttctctaactcacacaagcataacactcaatttttttcttctctcttGAGTTGCTCTCTTGAGCTTTGGATGCTTAGAAAGTTTGTTGGGGAGGTCAAAGGGAATAAGAGGCAAATTAATGAAGTTTTAAAAGCAAATCTTCAAAAGTGAGATATTCTCTATGTATTTACTATTTCAAGCATAATTCAGCACTTTATTGGTATTTTTTCTCTAAAAAATTGAACTTTCGAATAATTGGCAATCAAATTGAGAGCCCTCGGACGGACACACTAATTAGAAGCATAGCAACGATTCATGTAAGGTAAGTCAGTCACACATGTCCTTCACATTAATTTATTCATTCTATAATCGAAACACTGATCTACCATGTAGCATGGTAATTTGATTCTTGTATTTGCGTGTTACTGTTAAATTATACAATCATTCTCTctgaataaatttttaaaatttctttgcATGGAAGCCGGTTATTTCTTAAACTCGAgagttatttaattttaaaaataatattgtgTTACActaaataaattttcaaatgaaATGTTAAAACTTGAGATTTTCAATCACCATCGCCTTCGACCAGACAATGTAAATATGAGACACCAAATTCAAATGGTTTTCAATGCAAAGCATCAGACTGCCGTATTTAAACTTGAATatgaatataatttaaaatccaTAACCAAAAAATCAACGGAAGATTACAATTCTCCACCTCTCAATCAATTATTTCCTAATGCTTATAATATCGTTTGATGCGAAAAAGAAAAGCCCCAACTAGGTTCAATTTTCGTACCTCAATGGCGTACGACGAAAACATGTAGAATCCTCCGGTTTCGGGTAACTGATTCAAAGAAAGATTGGTCCGATGCAATGTGATAACGAGACATAAAGTCGGGGCTTTTGGGTCGGGTCTATTAATTATCTAGGCCCAGTCCACATCTAATAAGTTTATGTTCAGAATCTAGAAGTGAGGCGGCTTTGGCTTGGCAACTAATCGAGGCTGGACATATAATAAAGCCCAATAATTGTAAAAAATTTTAACCTGCCTCGGGGAGTGTAGTAGTAGTATTCCAGGAGAAACGACGTTGTCCAATAAAGAAAGTGAAGGTATATTTAGATTACAGTCAAGTGGAAGCATGAAGAACAACGTTGCTGCTTGCTTAATGAAATTTAGCATTATATTTCTACTTGAAACAAGGCATAACACAAAAAGATCGCGTCATATGAAATGGATGAGGTAATGGCTTAGACTGCAtgcttaatgaaaatattattgtaattttcccactgcaaaaaaaaaaaaaaaaaagaagtagcGACGGTTAAACCGTCGCCTAAAGCGTAAGGCGACGGTTTTAACAACGGTTTGGAGGTCCGTCACCGGAGGTCGAGTCCCCTTCTATAGCGACGGTTTCTCAATAACCGTCGACGGATTTGTTAAGAATACCATCGCTTTCTATAGCGATGGTTTACATACAAACCGTCGCCTAGTTTAAGCGACGGTTatataaaaaccgtcgctaaaactAAGCGACAGTTATGTCAAAAACCGTAGTAAGCGATACAAACCGTCGCCTAGTTTAAGCGACGGTTATATAAAAACATTCTCTAATATTAAGCGACGGTTatgtcaaaaaccgtcgctatagtAAGCGACGGTTATGTCAACTACCGTTGCTATATTAAGCCTCGGTTTTTTCAAAAAACGTCGCTtattatagcgacggtttttaatcaaaatattacatatttcataaataaaatactacgcaaaaattaaaattaaatattaaattttctgtAAAGAAAATGCTTTAAAACCTGACGTGCGTATGCAGATCCACGTAACGTTGGAAGATCCACACCGACGAGCAAATCTACGAAATTAATACGAAAAAATGTTAGTACAAAGTAAAAAAACAGAAACTTTGAAAAAATTGATAGATTGTCGTTACTACCAGAGAAGAAAGGCGAAAATCGCTCAAGAAAATGTTCGCGAAACTCGGTATATATAGAACCATAGCGACGGTTTGATCCAAAACCGTCGCCGTTGGTGGACAACCGTCgctatatagcgacggttttcctaAAAACGacgaaaaccgtcgctaatccaTCCGTTTTTTTGTAGTGTACGCCGCTCaaacaatttcaaatattttggcAACTcgtgataatattaatatataaaatttaccttgatttaaatatttatcatGTATTCGATcctatataatatttaaattttatttaaatatccttATAATTAATGTAATGAGAATCGGAAGTCCCACCAACGTTATTATTTAAGAAAAGCCAAAGAGTTTAAACAAATAATCGAATCATTGAGAAAACTAGAGACACATTCATTTACTATTCAAATGAAGAATGGATTTTGGAACGCTAATtaagattaataaattaattgtgCGGTTAACCAAATGTTTTTTTAGCTATTGGAGATGGAATCATCCAAGGAATAATATTGTTAGCCTATGATACTAATATTCTTTAATCAAAAATCGTTTGAATAGTTTTCGAAACCTAGTCAAGATTAATTTAGTCTTTTGTTGGCCAAATAAgcgtttaattaattgttttacaTATTTGTAAGgttgtttaaatatatttttaatatgggACAAGGAGAGTTTAAGTTAATTTCTCATTTAGAAAATAATTACTACcattacaagaaaatttttgaaaacgGCTGTTTTTgagacttttttttttaaaaaaaactattgtTCTCGAAATACTGCTGCCTGGACGAAGCGTGGGCGTAAAGCATCAAGTGGAGGCGCCGAATCCTTGCAAGAGGGGGTATTTTTAGTGGTGGTATACCGTACCATTCCGTATCGAAAATCCTATAttgtataccgtaccgaaaattaCGATATAAGAAAATTCATTTGGTACATATAACTAGTATACCGATTATATCGAAATTGTACGATATACCaagatttcggtacggtattGGTATATACCGTTTTATATCGAAAAAACcttacatttttaaattttataaatttattgtttaaaatattatatattttaaaatttttgtttattttttcggtatttcggtatataccgaaattttcaaattgcatATTGTTACCGCACCGAAATCTTCAGTATTGTTATCGTATCGTACGAAAtcttcggtataccgaaaattcggtaaattTTCGGTATGGTaatctcggtataccgaaaattcggtattttttcccaccccttAATTATGTCATAACGTTTATGGTCTTGGATATAAAAAATAGATATAAAACATGATAGAGTTAGAGCAATAAGGGTGAGACAAAAAATTCAAGAGGTTATGGGTAAATTTTTTGAAggttcaattattattattcccCAATTTTTTTCGATAATACAGATGAATTTTATAACATTGCTATAAATCATCATTATCATCCATATCATAAGAACTCGTCATTGAACCTACTctaaaatgaattattttatgCTACATCTGTAGTATTTTCTCCCTCTATGATATGATCATAGTCCTTGAATTATCAACATATATGTCAACTTTCATAAAAATGTGAGGGACCCACATGATCTAATGATATTAGAATAAAAGAGAAATAATCTCGGTGTAACATAAACTAACCCCTctaaaatgtttatatatattgatttcataaattcaaatgaGGTTTTATGAAGGATGCAAGAGATTTAATTTTAGATCCAATGGAGGAGCTAGAAAAGAAGGCAGTGGAAACTCCTATATAAGGCCCGATGGATCAATCCCGTATAATGTCGGACCATATGATAATAGAATTTGGACTCATAAATATGTCATGGACTTAGACACCAGGCTTTAATTATAAGTCCCAATATTGTATAGTTTTCTTGGGATTGGATCATATATGGCATATATGGCAAAAAATTTTGGACtcaaatttcatgaattttcagcatACACTGAAGTTATAACTTTTAGTTTCCAGACAATAAAGAGTTCCACGTGAATGGTTACCCGTAATAATCTTAAAAACAATAGAAAATTATTAGTAATTCACCAATATTGAGTGATCTCTTGTTCTAGGAGATCTTGCCATTTTTGGAACGAGCTTCTTTTTGTTGTATTATATTGTTATCGTCGCTGATGCTGAAGCCTTTTGTGGTGTTAGCATTTGAGTTTCGCAACAACATCATCGCTGATATTGATAACATGTAGTCTTGGCTGGACCCAGAATTTCGTACGAGGGGCAGAGGGTCACCAGATGGTTTGAGGGTGATTATATTATATCTTGGGCCGCGAGGACTATTGCATATAACCTGATGTGAGTTCCCACTTCAATGTATAACTGGATTTTGAAAAATAGTCCTCCCAAGTTA from Primulina tabacum isolate GXHZ01 chromosome 3, ASM2559414v2, whole genome shotgun sequence encodes:
- the LOC142538489 gene encoding uncharacterized protein LOC142538489, with product MRAAVSNSVGKGNLQFNDVRHQIFAEEVRRMDSVEGTSSKSALNLENRGRDMSGEKSSNRCRGRSKSRNGKYKNTFEKNLKCWSCGEIGHLKKNCKSTKNNENAVTEEMKVVDYEKHGGPDVLRIKERPKPTGAPFHQYGFREGIGCECSGKVTVVGSDTCEFEEGDEVCASLHFGGAYAEFVVVHERDVLRIPSGVSLVQAAVLPEASRIHDIAGGTDFIAIQYVKHIGCKVFALAGTKKKLRICQRLGAEVCINYRKEDVCKRVKAETGEKGVDIILDVCGRDHFQKNMDCLAKGGSLVISGHEIGSRMDIDLSFLMKKGISIIGADVRSIDLFERRRLWSDVAATLWPLIEDGHIKPIIGKIFSFDEAAEAHRALEEQADIFNI